Part of the Lates calcarifer isolate ASB-BC8 unplaced genomic scaffold, TLL_Latcal_v3 _unitig_1698_quiver_1937, whole genome shotgun sequence genome, tattctccgacataaaatgggtcagtaaatcccccactcctgatgtttgaagcttttacgtgtcttaaaaaaggcggttgctaacgagtgtctaaatgagactacagaggttgtcggggacgttaacatgaaaacccatctactcaccagtccacctttacagcctcgttgtgtttctactcacgctctttcaaactctcactaactttctaagaagaaaggcttttgtagaagagctcagagctaaatgaaatgagcaGTGGAGACTGGAtttacagactgactgactgattgattgactgattaattgattgatagACTGATTGATAGGTGTCAGTGTGCtacctcttctcctctctggaTGCGTCTGCAGGAGCTGATGATGATCTTGTTCTCCTTCTCCACAGTCACCACCTCTGTGATGCAGTTGGGAGCACACGAGTGGTTGATGTACCTGTCAATCACAGAGAGTCATTACTGGGCCAGTcaggacagaggtcagaggtcagggccCCGCCCCCTCCAGTAAGACGACCTGTATTAAAAACCAGTCTGAGCCGGTCTCACCTGGCAGGTCCTCCAGTGATGGTGGCGTCGATCACAAAGTCGTTGTCGATCCGAAACATGTACACACCACggttctacacacacacacacacacacacacacacacacacacacacacacacacacacagcatcagtgaAATGTTCAGGTTGTATTAGTTTCATTAGACGAAACTTCTTCCAGTTTCCTGTGTCACTGATGAGAAACGTGAGTTTCCtgttctgctgtgtgtctgagcTGCGTCcactgttagctgttagctgttagcttctCAGGGTGAAAACAGCTAACGTTGCTAACAGGAAGTCAGTTTGATTGATTACATCAATGCTGAATCATCCACATCTGTAGGAACCAttatcctctgtgtgtgtgtgtgtgtgtgtgtgtgttacctgtgacTCATACAGCCTCTCCTTGCGATTGGCCACCTCACTCCTGATGATGGTACCGATGTACTCGATGACCATGGTGCATTTCTCGATGTCTCTGGCGGCGTACAGACCCagaccctgcacacacacacacacacacacacacacacacacacacacacacacttggtcaGTCAGTGCCTCCTCTGTCAGTCAGGTGTGGTGTGCTCTACCTGTGCTGGCGGACGTCTCACCTGAATGCGGGAGCGGGCCAGGTACACGTTGCTCTTCCACTCGGCCTTCATGCGTCGGTACTGGGACGACTTGGAGTGGCGTCCCTGGTGAGCGCCGGCCACGGACTCGCccggagacagagagatgacgCCAGGGACCAGGCCCACGATGGAGCCCACCGAGCCCTGACACCTGGGGGCGATGCTGGTCAACAGGTACGGCCTGCCGCAGATACAGAGACACGtcatctgctgctctcacagcaaccagactccatagagaaaaacagggatttaaccaggagctgctggaataccactgcctccatctgttagtgtgtgtgtgttactgtgagactttcagtggtggaagaagtaatcagatactttactgaagtaaaagtaccacacagtaacacagacacactaacagatggaggcagtggtattccagcagctcctggttaaatccctgtttttctctatggagtctggtagagatatatagagatgtttctggttaaactctCTCGACTAATCAATCAATCGATCAGTTGATCAGGTTTACCTCTTGGCCTGGCAGGCTTTGGGTTCAGAGCGGGCCGAGCCTGACGGGTTGAAGGCCAGAGGCCACTCCATCAGAGGGTTCCTGCCGTAACGGAAGGTGTAACGGTCACAGGCCTCCACACCTggcaactacacacacacacacacacacacacagggtcagtCTGAGTCTGGatttaacgtgtgtgtgtgcatgtgtgagtgtgtgtgagtgtgtaacgTACAGACTCGATGATCCGGGTCACTGCAGACGTGGTCAGACCAAACAGGTCTTCTCCTTTCAGGTAAACTGGGAACAGCTTCAGAGTCCCACTGGAGGATCTGATCTGGGAGATGGGCTCCAGTATCTGGTCCCACACAGctgcgtgcgcacacacacacacacacacacacacacacacacacacacacacaccacacacacacacacacacacacagcgttgTAACTAAAGGATCCTGACTCTCAGCAGCTACCTCGTCACCTCGTCACAGCTGCTGAATCTCtgagtcacttcctgtctctacAGGTGACGTTCCACCTGGTGAGGTTTACCTTTGGGCGTTGGTCCGGTCAGTATGAGGTCGTCGTGTCCTTTCTCCACCACCTTCACCTTAAACAGCGGCTCCGCCTCCTTCTCCTCGATGTAGCACATGTATTTACAGCGTCTGCAGGAGCAGAGATCAGAGCTGGTTCAGTTCAACACGTTCCTGAGTGAAACCTGTGACACTGATGCAGTCAGACCAGTTCACCTGTTGCTGTGGCGCATGCTCCAGTAGATGCGGTTGGCGTGGTAACCGACGGGGAAGATGGAGGCCTGGTTGTGGAAGGCCTTCATCTGCTGTGGGAGGAGCCTGCCGATGGCGCGGAACAGCAGGCTGCCGACCCGGAAGGTGTGCTGCCCGCTCGCCGCGCTGCACCACAGCGGCGATCTGCCGCGCCTCGTCCCGCTGC contains:
- the LOC108890183 gene encoding LOW QUALITY PROTEIN: histone-lysine N-methyltransferase 2C-like (The sequence of the model RefSeq protein was modified relative to this genomic sequence to represent the inferred CDS: deleted 1 base in 1 codon), with product MAAVSDPYDSELRCFAVFRRVYVQRDEARQIAAVVQRGERQHTFRVGSLLFRAIGRLLPQQMKAFHNQASIFPVGYHANRIYWSMRHSNRRCKYMCYIEEKEAEPLFKVKVVEKGHDDLILTGPTPKAVWDQILEPISQIRSSSGTLKLFPVYLKGEDLFGLTTSAVTRIIESLPGVEACDRYTFRYGRNPLMEWPLAFNPSGSARSEPKACQAKRPYLLTSIAPRCQGSVGSIVGLVPGVISLSPGESVAGAHQGRHSKSSQYRRMKAEWKSNVYLARSRIQGLGLYAARDIEKCTMVIEYIGTIIRSEVANRKERLYESQNRGVYMFRIDNDFVIDATITGGPARYINHSCAPNCITEVVTVEKENKIIISSCRRIQRGEELCYDYKFDLEDDQHKIPCHCGAVNCRKWMN